The Pelmatolapia mariae isolate MD_Pm_ZW linkage group LG2, Pm_UMD_F_2, whole genome shotgun sequence sequence tatattttattgctgtatttatttatttacagcagTACCTAGGTGTCGTAGCCCTGTGATGGCCTGGTGATTTGTTTATGGTGTCCCACCTCACCTTTTGTTCGATGACAGCTGGGGTTGGCTCGAGCCTTCCTTCCAATCTGAATTAGATAAGCAGTTAAGACAATGGATGGACGGGTTAGCTGACCTATTAAGAACATGAATGCTCTAGATAAAATATCTGTAAACATCAACATTTCAAGGGTTTTTGTCAACAGTTGCAGTTATTAACTTGATATTTTGAGATAACAGATGAAAAAAATGGGACTTTTGAtggcaaaaaaatctgcattgaTATCAATGCACGTGTCAGGGGGAAAAGGTGCTGTGGTTAATCCAAACTGGACACTCTCTACCTTACTCTGTGTAACATCAGATCAGCAGAAATTGAAGTCAATGTGGAAGGAAAGCTCATATATGTTTATAGCTTTAGCTTCGATTAGCTAAATGTTAGTAGCATTTGTGAAGCTCCCAAAAGACACTGGGACATGTGACTAACTGGAGGATGTTGATGTTGAGTTCAATGCTTTTACTCAAGGACAAACTGACATGACATGTGGAGAGGAGGAGTAGGAGAGCCAAACACCTGAGCTAGAGCTACCCACATATCAGTATAATCTCCATTAATTTTctcaggtcgccagtctgtcactgGGCAAAACTAACTCTGTCAGTacttaaattaaatgaaaagaattcAGTCATTTCTAAAATAAACATACCAGAGTAGATAAATGAATGTTCAACCTCCCAAATTAAATGAGactctttttcttcttattttttttctttttacaggaagaCACAACTGGAGACTACCAGAAGGCTTTACTCTACCTGTGTGGTGGGAATGATTAATGCAACCTTATGACGCATTTAGCAGCAATGAATGATGAGCCATCATGTTGCTGCAAGACAAAGCTATACACATGAGATGAGGATATTGATCTATAGTTCTTCTTTCTGTTAGTGTGTGTTTATCGAGTTAGTGTGAATTACCTGAGTGTCATTTTGACTTATGACAATATTATATTGTATGAATATTATTTACAAGgcactgttcttttttttgtttgtttgttttttaaatgccagACAGAACATATAGCTCTAATTTAGTCCTTGGTAAACAAGCAGTTTTGATTTTAATGCAGATAATAATGCTTTCTGAAATGATGAAATGCCTGATTAATTTAAAATCTTTGACCTCTTTTTCTTGTCAAGCGTACACGCAATGTTAGCAGCTGTTTACCTTATTTGAGCTCGCTTCTCACAGCATGTGTTAAATGCAAGTTTGAAAATACAATACCGCTACTCAATTATTAAACCCTACATGTTGACAACCCTGATGCTCTCATTAATAAGAAATGAGACTGTGATCCAGACTTGACGTGCAATGCGGCTGTCAGTGATCAATAAGTAATGGGACGCTATTAGACATTTGTTGATGCATATAATGAGATCTATTGCTTCCATGCCTTTCTGCACGACGAGGccaaatgtcaaacaaacgGGGTCCCTATAGGTCACTCAGTGGAAAACGATTTTATTTTGCTGGAAGTGAACCACAGGGTGGCAGCAGAGTTTGAAATGAGGACACAATGTCTTTATAATGTTTCTCATTACAGTGATTGATGAGATAGTGTCAATATATTTTActtaaaattaattttcttttcacaaattaacaatttaaatgtaaataaatggaGTGattacaatagggccttcgcagaCTAGTACTCGGGACCTAACTATAAGTTTTTCAACCCTCCCATTTTAACCACACCCCATATCTTAGGCAACATGTGTAATCTTTCTCATATATCACTGCAatgtttcttcattttcttataATTCAACTTCACATATTTAATACCTTTTAAATACCAATGGGTATTTAAGTAAAGTTCTTGGTTGGTGAATTTGCAATAATATGCCCATTAGTGAGTGCAATTGATGACTGTTATTGATGAAATCGAGGAGGATGCATATAAGGATGAGTCATATAAATGTTGATCTGTTTAAAATTATAAAGTCATTAAAATAACCCAGCACAGATGTGCATGTCAATACTCTCGAAATTTATCATTTCTCAGTGTGGTTCAGAAATATTCAGTGTTTCAGTTCAGTGTGgttatacatattttacagtcATGTGACCTAGACACTGTTAGGTATTCAGAAAGCACCGCAGGGTTAAACCTGCAAAGTGTTTTCATGTATAGTCACGCTTTCTTCTGAGGCTCCTGCTCTCTCTGCAGACACAAGTCCACACTGATTCATTGCAAAAATGACTGGAAAGTTGATGCTCCACATCTCTGTAGGTATTTATTCATCcaaagagaaaattacatttgctttttaatgcAGCTATACTATTGCTTTACAATGAATGTGCTGTTTATTTACAACTTTGGATAGATTCCACAGCTCAACAGAAATGCCAGTGCAAAATAAGAAAATAGCACAATCCATATAACATTACTCCAACcagaataaaaatacatacatacagtacaATGAATAGCAAAAGAGAGACACATTAAAATTTAACAGATTTAACATCCAACGATTTGAAAGGTTTTGATATATTTAGGTGTAGTATTATAAATTATGAATAGCAGTGCAGGCTGTTAATGACAGTCCAGTAATTTGAGATAAATCACCTTATTTTaagcattttacttttaagtttATGAAAGGGGGTTAATCAGGAAAAAGTTTAGTTAAAGTTGGTAAACCAAAATATCCTTAAATTTAGTACACCAGACGGAGGAAAACAGGTACCCATGTGCAATGTaaaccatacacatactttGTGTATGGCAGATCTTTGAAATGTGCAGTTTAAAGTCTTTCCTGTAATCACTGTCACTGCTAGTGCCTGACTATCATAAATCAGGCATGCTCCATACTAGATGATCATTTCTACTGCAGGACGACGCTGTAAATAATAGTGAGGTGGTATTGCTCTTTCCACTGTGCGGTGTGGCTGTAGAACTTAATTGTCAGTTATTTCTGGGAAATCTTTGCTCTGAgtcacattattttaaaatgcagtgtaTGCATGCATATTGAGCCTTTATAATATGTCTAGAAAAACGATACTCGTACAGCCAGATGGATGGTGATGTTTGTTTGGTCTAGACTGACCACAACAGCACATATTCATCTGTCTAACTTCACACTAACAGTGCCATTTTAtggcatttattttaattccCTTCAGTTCTTTGTTATCTTGGCTCCACTGAGCCTAAAGCTTATAAACTAAAAGCTCACTTGCACACATACAAAGGCATTCATATAAGCTTATAAGCCTGACTCACATACACACTGTGCCAGATCTCCTTTGTGTCAATAGTCCTGAAATGTGTTTTGAATATTTTCAGCTTGACCAAGCCTTACATCGCCTAAGCCAATCAGGAGTGGTTGCAGGCAGTCACACCACCTGTACGCCCACACTTTCCAGGGTTCACTTACTGGGGAAAGATTTGGCTTTACATCCATTCACGTATCATGAAATTAATAGGAGGAACAGACcaatgttaacatttgtttgGATTTTGTTAGAGGCCACCTGATGAAAACATCTTActagctgtttttgttttcacatacTCATTTGTGCTAATTGGAGTCACTAAAcaggtctttttttaaatggtgcTGGGGCTTTTAGAAGCATTTAAATGCAATGATATGACAAATCTGGCTTAGATTTCTTTTAACACAAAGTCTGAAATGAGGTTGTGTCAGTGAGTGAAACTCTAGTTCATAAAGATAAAACTTGCTAGCCAAATTTTTTGTTAATAGCATTTTGTTAAATGGTAACTTACTACTTTTGTTTCCACTTTTGGCATCATAAAACCAATATGTTGATATATACAAGGGTAAACTGAAGAACCTAAAATTGTAGTCCACAAACCAATTGGTGACATCATGGAGGAAACATTTGTCTGATAattatttctgtgtatttgtgacTGCTTTCAAAATGAATTTCCTTGTTTAACTCACTGGAAATGAGGAGATCATTAGTGCAGCTTTAACAATGCCATTAAATACATGACTTATTGACTGTAAACAAAATAATGAATGCAGAGACctacatacatttttaaagctATGATGAGCTCATAAAGATAacgttaaaataaaatagtacaaacaaataaatcaatgttaaacaataaaatcataTTTACAAGACATAATATGAAAACACATTGTCTTTAGCCCTATTCCTCGAAAATGCTCATCTTCATTTCCTGTAATCATTCCACCTGCACCACAGATACATAACTGAGATGCATGATGTGCTTCTGAAATAACACTGGCAAGAGGAATCACAGTGCAGAAAACATaccaaaaaatacataaataaatcagtCGCGCTTATCCGAAGCTTTTATGCAAAGTGTGCCACAGCATCACAATAAATGTGTGACCCCTGTTTGTTCACTCGCAGAGCTATAGAGATCAGTCCTGGAAAGCAATTCATTTGGTCTTTTCTTTGGATCCTTCACTATAAAGCAGAACTAGAACATGTGGCAGTTATGTGCTTTCTGAAAAGTGTCTGGGTTAAAGCTGACACATTGTTGGTCAGGAAAAAATGAATGCATATTGGAGTATAAAACAACTTAAGAGCAATTTTGCAGCATTAGTCCCAGTATTATTTTTCATAGCTTGATTGCATTTAGAATGACAGTTGGTGTCCATGTAAGACCCATTTCATTAGCTTTAAATACTGcatttggattttttaaattcaattatTTCTTTGCAAAGCTGGCAGAAGAATAGCTCTTAATTTAAAGTACCATTCTTCtggcattttattattttaatagaaaCTGTTTAATTGAGTATCCATATTTCAAGCTGCTCAGCAGAATTTCAGTCTTGTTTTcagcagctgttattttaaagtCCTTCAAGGAAAGCTACTCCTTATACATCTGTATTCACTACATTCTAGCAGTGACTTTGTGGCTGctgtataatttatttttttctgcagccACACTGTTTTGGCCTTTCTGATCCACCAGCAACAGATTTCCTACTAAGCCCAGAATGCAACCTGCTGAGAGTCTGAACTTGATGGATTTAACCTGTGGGCAAACCATTACGTTTCAGCAGGAGATGAAGACTAAGTGATCACAAAAAGCAGAGTCATTCCACTGTCTAAAATGACAACATGTCTTCCAGCTCTGGCTGAAGAATGTTCTTTCTGGCTTTCACAGAACTGTGTATGATTGGAGAATATTAACAATGGAACTTTTGGGAATGGATTTATCTGGGATTCCTAGAACATAAACAGTCAGTGTGTATCTTTACAGTACTATTCCCATTaagttttatttactttctcCTAATTTGTTGTTCATGGATTCTCAGtatcacttttttctgtcttctctttGACATCACCTCCCAACCAAGTGTAGCAGATGGCTCCCTGTCCCTGAGCTTGGTCCTGCTGGAGGTTCATTACCActtctcactgtcaccaagtgctttctCACACAGAACTATCAGGTCATCTATTTTTTCTCTAATATAGCAGAGGCTTTGTCTTCCAGTGTGAAACAGTTTTAGgtgatatataaaaatataataaaatcaaGTTGGTTAAATTCAGACtgatgacctgtccagggtgtaccctgtctctcaccctctggcagctgggataggcgcCATCTACTACAGTTTCCTTGTAGTACAACTTTAATTGTTCtgcaagtttttatttaaattacttTAACTGGTAACCTCTCCATTATCAAGCAAATCTTGAcagtaaaaaaaggaaatcaaatTATCCAGGAATGTACTTCATTGGTTAGTTTATACAGCTCATTAATACAgtaatattataaatattaacTCATATTCCAGTACAGCTTTTCCAAAGCAAATAGTAAGATTTTTACAGTATGTACAAGTTTGGTATGCAAACTTAATTCAAGCTAATTCAAGCTAATGTTATCACAGAAATGATGAATAAGTATGGGAACTTCTGCTGATCATAAGTGCCAAAAATAATGCTAAAGTCTTCAGTTTAACCTGCAAAatattatttctgttttattttgtccgTTTAGATACTGGTATCCCTTGATTATGCAAGATGAACATATGAGGTTTTTATGGCTTCACACAGTGACTGTGGCTTCACAGGCCTCTCGTTGCCGAGGTATGCAGGCTGAGGTTTCTAGAAATCACACTCCCCCTGGCTTAAATTGCTATGTCAATACCAGACATTCTCAAACATTTAACCTCCCTTGAAAAGCCTTCAGGCAAGACTGTGCACATTTGGGAGAGACAGAAAATGGGTTTGACATTATTTTAAggagtattttttctttttatttaagtaGGCATTTTATATTGAGAAGGAGAGGTAATTTCAATATGActataatagaaaaaaaatacccaAGTGAAATTACAAGTTAcaggaaaagaaatgaaaatcgAGAAACTAATATTCTACATATTATGTCTGTCTCAATAGGCTTGAACGCTTACACAAATTTCTCCAAAAGCGATAGATCAAAAACTGTTCATTGAGTATGTTTTTGTTGAGCAGTAAGCATCTATATGAAGAATCTATGGGACAAGTATTTACTGTATGTGACTGCAGAAAAGGTGAACTAATTCCAGTTTTTCTGTATCAGCAATCATAATCCCGCACCATAGTAAATAGAAATGTGCAAACACTTGACCAGGAGTTGTTGCAGAACTCCTCTGCTCTCTTCCTGTTATCAGCTTGACAGGATTTGACAGCTTTGACTGGAGAAGTTGGGGTATACAGTGGAGAAGTCTTCACCCTCTGTGTTACATTCAGTCTGAAATGAGCCTCTCTGGCAGCTCTTCTGCACATACCTGCCCTGACAAAAGCACTGCTGTCCTGGCAGAGACTGTTTAGCTTCTTCAACTCCCTGCCGATCTGCTTCCAGTAAAGTTTAACATTTGAGGCATACTCAGGACAAGCAGTTGGTCTGGCAATATACTCGCAGCTGAAGCTCCTGTCCTCCTTCTTGCACGTGATGCTGAGAATGACGATATCTTCACCTGTTGCAACCCAAGCACATTCAAACTTGTCTTTGGTGACTACTTTGCCTCTCATGAGCTGTGCAGAGACGGGCTTTGTTTGGCGGCCCACTTTTGCTCCTGACCTATCCTTGTGCTGTCCTTTGTCCATGCCTCGTCCCCTCCGTCCACCGCTCTTCTGGCAGCTACCCAACATCACCTGATGGGAAATACAAGCCAAGACCAGGAGGATGGTGACGTTTGTGAGGAGAGCCATGAAATCAGTAGAACACAACCTGCCAAAGGATTAAATCAGATTTAGATATTTGACCTTAAAACCCTTTCATTTCCCTTTGGAGAAAGACATGTCTTAATCCCCCGTTAAACCAACATTTCAAATGGAAACTGAATGTTGTGGGAATAGTTTTGGATTTAGACAGCACAAAACAGCATTAAGTATTTTTTGTACAGCACATTCAAGACAATTTCAAGTCAAAGAGGtatttggaagaaaaaaaaagaaaaatgcaaagatGCAATCTAAAAATTATTATTCCATAAAcggaattttgaaaaaacatggAGCACATGCACCTTTTAATTTGACTTTAAGAAAGGAAGAGgtttaaaaactgttaaaaagaGGCACAGATTTAAAtactgattaaaaaataaaaatgtaaatgcatcATATTACAATTGTGATGGTGCAATTATCCCTTGATTATGCAGTTATGCAACTATATCGCCTACAGTATAACTACAACATTTATAAACAAAATACAGCCTAGTAAATATTGGAAATAGAGATAAAGACAATGTGTTTAACAGGTATTTTATAAATATTGAACCTGGCAACAAGGATTTCACAGAATGCATTTTACAAAAACTTAACTGTGAGCACATTAAATATATACTAGGCTGATGTAAGTAGCACACCCCAAATATTGTTGCCAGATTAGGGTGCAGCTTAAGTTGTGGTGCTTTTCCTTACCTGAAGTTTTTAGAGAAACTTCGGTTTGCAGTCCTCACACATGAGAGTGTTGCCCTTACTTGCAGATTGCAATATGCTGCCACATAATCACCCCTCCCCTTCAAATATATACACTTGCACTCACACGCTCagtcacacacccacacacacacacacacacacacacacacacacacacacacacagcatgactGAAGAGCTTATAAAGTTTATTGAGGTCTAGAATAGATTAGGGATACTTTGAACCTGGTACCTGTGTCATCAAACTAAACTGTGTGTGGGGGGAAAGACGTTTAAAATGCCATGGCTGATAGAAAATGAAATTACCCTAATACATAATAAAAACTTTTTATAAACACTGTCAATTTAGAACCAAAACTTCATCAACCCACAAATGATACAAGTGTTAAACTTGTTTGCAGCTTCTATGGACCTGAATAATCACGAGCACTTGCAAGTCTTATGTTAAGCCCTCAAAATTAAAAGTTATCTGTTGTTCCAGATTTTCTGCTTCAAGTTCCACCTGCTTTAGAATAATCTAAGTTCATAttttaaacaaatgcaaataacCTTGAGTCTTAAAAGACCTTCACAGGGCCATCTGTAAGTACACCGTGCCAGAGATGAAATGGCTTTGAATATCTTGAAAGGAGCCAGATGTTTCTGCTGGATAAAACTGCTGATTGATTGAACTTAGTCTCAAAGCACCAAACACCTAATGGTCATATACGGTACAGCAGGCGAGTCTTATGGcttaaaaatattaaactgcACACTGCCATAAGACATACAACACCCTAGACAACTCATTTTCCCAAATACTGCTGCTTGCAGTTTTATTATCTAATATTTTTAATCAGGAATATTAATGAAATGACATTAATCAGCacatagagattgaaaatgtttatttaataaaacattttcacatttatacattttttgggACAAATACACCAGCATGGAAAACCAGAGCAAAATAAAACTATCCCCAAACAATTCTGAAGGTAATATTGAGTGATGCAAGCAGATAATATACAagtaataaacataataaacataCATTATATGTTAAAGCAGTATCATTCAGTACAGGCTGTTCATGAAAAACATTTGTCATTACATAGTCAAGTGAGACCTTTAAGTTCTTCCAGCTTGGCTTTTAATGAAGGCTGATAAATGTTGGTTTGAGTGAGAGAAGTACTTGAAAGTCACTGTAATAGCACAGCTTGCCCTGAAGAGGGTGTTACAGTTCTACAACAGGCTAACAAACTCCTCGTTTGGAATTTTCCTCCAAGGGCTGCTTGAGCCAGATGTCAAGTTATCTTCATTAGCGGTTAAAAGCTGTGAATATAACACATAAGGTGTGCAAGGTGGAAACTAGGTGCATAGGCAATATAATTAAGagcagcaaaataaataaataaaaaaaatgctggaaTCTAACTTAATTAAATAGCGTCATTCTAGATTAGttataaatgaatattttaaaaaagcgtTGCATGTTAACAAACAGGCCCAATACTGCTGCTCACCTTTCTGGTTAATTACGAAACAAACCAATGAAGAACGAGCAGATGCCCTGCAGCGACCTCCAGCAATTCTGCCGAGCCATTCTTTTAGCGTTGCTCTCAACAGGAGgtgttgttggtggtggttGAGTACTAGTTTCCTGAGtggtcttttctttttgtggcTCTTGAGTGGATTTTGCCTCAGCTTGTCTTGTTGGTCTAGGCCGACGTTGAGGTCTTGCTACTTTCCTAGAAGAAGCCTCTGCTCGTGACTGGGAGAGTGGAGACGATGAGAAGACCATCTGAGAGTCATCAGTTGCCTTCCTGCACATGTGAGGTTTAATCTTTCTTGGTGCCTGGCAGGCATTGTCCAGCTTTCTCAGGTTCCACATCATCTGGACGAAATAGTGTCGAGGATTTTTGTTGTAAGGGGTGCAGGTCTGAGGCTTGCCTATGTAGTCACACCAGTAAGAGCGCTTGTTCCTCTGGCATGACAGTCTCAGCCTCGTGAATTCCCCTTGACCGGTGACAATCATGGTGCATGAGTCTTTAGCCTTGGTGTTGAATTTGATAGGTGGATCCCAAATGCTTTGACCCCTTTCAGTCTGAGCCTCAGCTGGCCAGAGGCAGCAGGCGAGCAGCAGAGCAGCGGTCTGGGCCCACATAGTTTCCAAATGGGTGCTAAATGCGAAACTACTGGAAATGAGCGTCCCTCCTGCTTTTTATTGGCCAAGCAAAGAAGGAATTCAggttccaaaaaaacaaaaaaccagtAGACTAAAAGAGGCCAGCTCCATGGGAGGAGGAGAGTGGCCTTaccagttacagctgccagaaaAAGGAAAGCGCTACGTGCAAAACGATGTTGACACATGTAGGTGTTCTGTTAAAACAAAAGTACATCCTCTCATGCATGTAACCCCTTCTCAGTCATGTTAAATTTACCTCATGGAAAAACATCTTAGTTTCACTTGTTCTTAAAAGTTCATCGCAGAATGCAGGCTTAAAATGTCTTGCTTGCTGTAGAAAACAGTAAGAGCTCTTAACGATGTAGTGCAACCTATTATTTCCCTAAAAGATCTAAAGTATAAAGAGAAGTGTGAGTGTGAAGCCACTCAAATATTGGTCATAAAGTGTATTATGAATGTCTTTAAGAGGCTTTATTTTCTGGGTCCATCTGTATCTGCATTGAGTTTTGTCAGTGATAGAAGAACGAGACATGGTACTTAAAGAATCTATACAGGCAGTATAACTTCCAGGGTTTTAGTGTTTTGGGACTAAGAAGCAATATATCATTGATCTGCATTTAGACCACAATTTTAGAATAGCTAAAAATTATATTCTGTATTGAATTTTCCATCAGTAATTTGTCTCAGTTTCTAGATGTACGAGTTGAAACTCTTCAGCCTGTAGTGTCGGTTGGTGCCAAACACAATATTAGCAGAGTTTcttcttaaaatattcactaCCCTTCCCTGTGAATGTTTCCATTTCCCTGAAATACCAGCATGTTCATTCCCACACTTGAAAATCATAATATGTGGGCTGCCCACTGTACATAACGACAGTGATGTCAGAGCTCAATTTTGTCCTCTAAAGGCAAAAGTATGGTGGCCAGGTGAGCTCACTACACTAtaagaaaaaggaaacatcattatttttttcattaaatgtgcaaaatacaacataaccaaacaaacaaaatctatTTACTTAGGAAATGGAGTAACACCTGCAAATTGCATGTGGCAGAGCGATACTCGTCAGTGGTGCtgcaaacaatgaaaaaaatgccTTTTGTGTTTCCTGAAAAATTTTCCATGGTGTTCTTTATAGTTGCGCTGTGTATATTTTAACACAATGTCAGAAGTATTCTCCCCAGCACAGCGTTTGATCGGATGTAAACACACTGAAGAGGGTTTCTCTGAACCGCTGCTTCTGTTTTTATGTAGTTTTGTGCTCATCTCGCTCTACACAAGCCTTTCTAGAACTAGGGCTGCTATGCGGTCGTAGTGGCGGTGGTTATTCATATACCGAACTATTTGATGTCTCAGAAAACCTCCAACCAGAGGAACAAACAAATGCTTATGGAAGATGATAACCTCTTATAGAAATAGCTGAGCAGTAACATAACAGCGGCAGCACCACAAAAGAATGTGCACTCTTGCGTTaaactgttttcctttttaagttttttttgtcttgtttgttagaaaaccaaataaagaaaaaaaaatgaaattgttgTGAACTATATTTTGCCCATTTGAAACATGTTAATCCAAACTGTATGGCTCATTCAAAACACAGaccacaaaagaaaaatgtcactgaaatgcaaactttggattttaaaactttattcaCAATTTATACACTTTCTTTCCATCACATCATATAAACCTACTCTTTAGTGGCTCCACCAGTGCCCAACTTTGGAGCATCACAGTTCAAACCAGTTACCGCTGTATCTGATCCATCCAGGGTTAGCATACAGGATATCTAGTGTAAGCACTTAGTAAATTCAAACATTTTTCTCTCACATCCAAACTTTCACAGAAACCCAATGATAGTCCTGTGAGCACACGGATACTTCAAAAATGTCCATTTTAACAAGAAATGTGtctcaaaataaaaagaatatcaGTGACTCAATAGAAGCCAGTCTGTGTTTAAAGTTCAATATAATTCAGAAAGTTCATCTTGATGCTGGGAGTTTCCTACACTGCAAATATGTTCTATTACTACATCATAATTTAGGTTTATCTATACAGAGTATTTCTTTTCTCATCATCACTTAGCCCTGGTTTACAATAACAGAGCtatggaaaataaaatattgaaataagataaataaacTGGATATTTTAGTCCTATTTCTGACGCTAATTCATTGATGCCAATCTTAGAGACAAATATACTTATCATAATAACTTTTATTTTCCCATAAATTAGTGATTGTGTGGTACTTTAAAGAACAACTGTGCTATGTTAACAGAAATATATGTTTCAGTGTTAAGATGGACATTTTTTTGACAGTGTGCATCAACACCATGCTGTGCAAAACATGAAGCATGCTTATTTTTCTACTCTTGATTGACAGCACTCACTATTCCCAATCATGGATTGTCAAATTTTTTTTCCGCCATCATTACTTTGCTAACAGCAGCTGCAAATCTAACCTGTAAACATAAGGGCAAAGAGAGTGGGACAGCTGGATGTGTTTGCCCGTTGCGTTACACATAGATTTCAGCATATTTCTCAACTTCCATATCAAGCaatgtgaaataaaaagaaaatagctCTTGAATACATTCACTTTTTTCATAGCTTTAAATGTATCCATAGCTACTGTGGGTTTATACAAAGCAGAGGAACAAAATAAGCACATAGTTGATAGACCCCTAAAGACCTGAGaactacagtttaaaaaaaaaagacagaaagaaagatttGGCTTGAGAATTATTCTCCACTGTAAAAGTATCACCACtatgaaaaaacaaatcataataaaaatattatgtTAGTGAACTCAACAAAACTTGGTCCCATGTGACAAAGGACTCAATCTGCCACACAGGGAACCTAAAAGCCAgacatttgtctgtttgtgttttgaattTAGTATATGATTTAAAGGGAAAATCCACCTAAAAAAAAGCTTAcactgctggaaaaaaaaactggtgtcattttgttttatgGTGTTAAAGGTCTGTCCACAACAGTAACATGCTATTTGGGGGTGAGACTTCCTCAAGGTTCTTGTATACCTGAGATATCCAGAAATGATTACCAAAACAAGGGCCGAGGAGGTGGGGGGTTAGCCCCAACATTTCTGCCCCCATAGTACCATTAAAAAACCAGCTTACCTAATCTATGAGGTTTCATTGACACATCAGGAAGCATTTAAAACctaaaagattaaaaattgGAATCTAATAGTTTAAAACGTATTCAGAATTTGAACTGGAGCAATCTTATTCCCAGGGCATCAAATACAGTAATTTTTTCTGAGATGTACATTTTGAATGTAGGACGTTAGTACTGAGACGCACTGGCTAATAGTGA is a genomic window containing:
- the fgfbp2a gene encoding fibroblast growth factor binding protein 2a, with translation MWAQTAALLLACCLWPAEAQTERGQSIWDPPIKFNTKAKDSCTMIVTGQGEFTRLRLSCQRNKRSYWCDYIGKPQTCTPYNKNPRHYFVQMMWNLRKLDNACQAPRKIKPHMCRKATDDSQMVFSSSPLSQSRAEASSRKVARPQRRPRPTRQAEAKSTQEPQKEKTTQETSTQPPPTTPPVESNAKRMARQNCWRSLQGICSFFIGLFRN
- the fgfbp1a gene encoding fibroblast growth factor-binding protein 1; this translates as MALLTNVTILLVLACISHQVMLGSCQKSGGRRGRGMDKGQHKDRSGAKVGRQTKPVSAQLMRGKVVTKDKFECAWVATGEDIVILSITCKKEDRSFSCEYIARPTACPEYASNVKLYWKQIGRELKKLNSLCQDSSAFVRAGMCRRAAREAHFRLNVTQRVKTSPLYTPTSPVKAVKSCQADNRKRAEEFCNNSWSSVCTFLFTMVRDYDC